The following are encoded in a window of Mycobacteroides chelonae CCUG 47445 genomic DNA:
- a CDS encoding sensor histidine kinase, with protein sequence MSQLLELLPRPLDPLRSFKFKTAVLVGVALLIATCLLWITAEWKLRYALTLALFVSFGVTWFLAHGMTSPLRDMTAAARSMAQGDYSRRIRSTSRDEVGQLATAFNHMAAELQSAEKYRRELVGNVSHELRTPITALQAVLENIVDGVAEPDPATLKTALAQTERLGRLVDDLLDLSKLENGSVPVQREPFEVREFVDGAVAEAKTTGRQVRYHVTVEPFDLQAVADTARLHQVVANLLDNASRHSPPGGQVSVFARTENDALLLEVADTGPGIAPHERSRVFERFTHGGSRDGGTGLGLAIAQWAVDLHGGRIEIVDAPGCRVRVTLPQFESEEGNS encoded by the coding sequence ATGAGCCAACTGCTGGAACTGCTGCCGCGACCGTTGGATCCGTTGCGCTCCTTCAAGTTCAAGACCGCGGTGCTGGTGGGGGTGGCGCTGCTGATCGCCACCTGTCTGCTGTGGATTACCGCCGAATGGAAGCTGCGGTACGCGCTCACGCTCGCGTTGTTCGTGTCCTTTGGGGTGACGTGGTTCCTGGCCCACGGCATGACCTCGCCGCTGCGGGACATGACGGCGGCGGCGCGTTCGATGGCGCAGGGCGACTACTCGCGCCGGATTCGTTCGACCTCTCGCGATGAAGTGGGCCAGCTGGCAACGGCTTTCAATCACATGGCTGCCGAGTTGCAGTCCGCCGAGAAGTACCGCCGTGAGTTGGTCGGCAATGTCTCGCACGAGCTGCGCACACCGATCACGGCGCTGCAGGCGGTGCTGGAGAACATTGTCGACGGGGTGGCCGAGCCGGACCCGGCGACATTGAAAACCGCACTGGCGCAGACCGAACGGCTGGGCCGGCTCGTGGACGACTTACTTGACCTGTCCAAACTGGAGAACGGATCGGTTCCGGTGCAACGTGAACCGTTCGAGGTGCGCGAGTTCGTCGACGGGGCGGTGGCCGAGGCCAAGACCACCGGGCGTCAGGTGCGCTACCACGTGACGGTCGAGCCGTTCGATCTGCAAGCGGTCGCCGATACCGCGCGGCTGCACCAGGTGGTGGCCAATCTGCTGGATAACGCCTCGCGGCACAGCCCGCCCGGGGGACAGGTGTCAGTGTTCGCGCGCACCGAGAACGACGCGCTGCTGCTGGAGGTCGCCGACACCGGGCCCGGCATCGCACCGCACGAAAGATCACGAGTGTTTGAACGATTCACCCACGGGGGATCGCGCGACGGTGGCACCGGTTTGGGGCTGGCCATCGCGCAGTGGGCCGTCGATTTGCATGGCGGCCGCATCGAAATCGTGGACGCGCCCGGTTGCCGGGTGCGGGTCACCTTGCCGCAGTTTGAATCCGAGGAGGGGAATTCATGA
- a CDS encoding ABC transporter substrate-binding protein, with translation MKSSTRAALVLGLVTLLLFGIAVWLGIPKTAHGKTVVTVRVWDEQVAKAYRSSFDEFSRRNPDIQVAVTVTSYASYFNSLRTDVAGHGADDIFWLSNAYLSDYADTGNLVPVDRQADWDPSVVAQFTRGGKLWGVPQLSDAGIALYYNKNLLDQAQVDPAELAELRWDADPAVDTLRPMLHRLTGPGHWGYNAANDLQGIYLNYLGSAGAVFQADDRFAFANPRAEMAFTYLVDLINVDKVAPSAADTNTNNDFSRNQFLQGRMALFQSGTYNLAQIQANATFPWGVAMMPAGPQGRVSVTNGIVAAANSSSPHPEATKRVLGWMGSADGNAFLGRSGSAIPAVLSAREPYFQHWAGKGVDVTPFFQVLEGQQIAAPGGQGFGAGFAALKPYFAEMFLGRLDVNTALQQAQQAANKALEK, from the coding sequence ATGAAGTCCTCCACCCGCGCAGCCTTGGTCCTTGGGCTGGTGACGCTGCTGCTCTTCGGAATTGCCGTCTGGCTCGGAATTCCGAAGACCGCTCACGGCAAAACGGTGGTCACCGTCCGGGTGTGGGATGAGCAGGTGGCCAAGGCCTACCGCAGCTCATTCGACGAGTTCAGTCGACGCAATCCTGACATCCAGGTCGCCGTGACCGTGACGTCGTATGCGAGTTACTTCAACAGCCTGCGCACCGATGTGGCCGGGCACGGCGCCGACGACATCTTCTGGCTCAGTAACGCCTACCTGTCCGATTACGCCGATACCGGAAACCTCGTCCCCGTTGATCGGCAGGCAGATTGGGATCCATCGGTGGTGGCCCAGTTCACCCGCGGTGGCAAGCTCTGGGGTGTCCCGCAGCTCAGCGATGCCGGGATTGCGTTGTACTACAACAAGAATCTTCTCGACCAGGCGCAGGTGGACCCGGCCGAGCTAGCGGAGCTGCGCTGGGATGCCGACCCCGCCGTCGACACCCTCCGCCCAATGCTGCACCGGCTCACCGGGCCCGGGCATTGGGGGTACAACGCCGCCAACGACTTACAGGGCATCTATCTGAACTATCTCGGATCGGCGGGGGCCGTCTTCCAGGCCGACGACAGGTTCGCCTTCGCCAACCCCCGCGCCGAGATGGCGTTCACCTACCTGGTCGATCTCATCAACGTCGACAAGGTGGCGCCCTCGGCCGCCGACACCAACACCAACAACGACTTTTCGCGCAACCAGTTCTTGCAGGGTCGGATGGCACTGTTTCAGTCGGGCACCTACAACTTGGCGCAGATCCAGGCCAACGCCACCTTCCCCTGGGGTGTGGCGATGATGCCGGCGGGGCCGCAGGGCCGGGTCAGCGTCACCAACGGCATTGTGGCCGCCGCCAATTCGTCCTCACCTCACCCTGAGGCGACCAAACGTGTACTAGGCTGGATGGGTAGCGCCGACGGGAATGCGTTCCTGGGCCGCAGCGGCTCGGCCATCCCCGCCGTGCTCAGTGCGCGCGAGCCCTACTTTCAGCATTGGGCGGGCAAGGGCGTCGACGTCACTCCGTTCTTCCAGGTGCTCGAAGGTCAGCAGATCGCGGCTCCGGGCGGGCAGGGATTCGGAGCCGGATTCGCCGCGCTGAAACCGTATTTCGCCGAGATGTTCCTGGGCCGTCTGGACGTGAACACCGCGCTGCAACAAGCGCAGCAGGCGGCGAACAAGGCGCTGGAGAAGTAA
- a CDS encoding metallopeptidase TldD-related protein: MIPAQQVAEDVLAEAARRGGADDTIVLIQDSSEASLRWAGSSMTTNGESVKRGIAVISILRQGDQTRVGSVLTEDADPAALADLVAASQAEAAAASPSRDAMPLLGPGEGAGESWDAPISPTGAHVFGSLAADLSTGFDGPDTLYGYARHERQTTFLASSTGLRRRFTQPTGQVEINAKRGVGSAWAGVCTPEFVDVPTESLLRQLNERLTATQNQIELKAGRYETLLPPSATGDLMQYLVWTMGGRGAHEGRNAFAGPGGTRIGERLTELPVTVYSDPSYPGLESSPFVATPISRESLSVFDNGIGIERVDWVRDGVINALSYSRADAAEFGAEPTVGADNLIMTGGGGATLEEMIAATENGLLLTTLWYIRDVDPTTLLLTGLTRDGVYLVRDGQITGAVNNFRFNESPIDLLRRVTQVGVTEYTLPREWSDYATRQAMPALRIPDFHMSSVSAAQ, encoded by the coding sequence GTGATCCCCGCACAGCAGGTCGCCGAGGATGTCCTGGCCGAGGCCGCGCGGCGCGGCGGCGCCGACGACACCATCGTCTTGATTCAGGACAGCAGCGAGGCATCGCTGCGCTGGGCGGGCAGCTCCATGACCACCAACGGTGAGTCGGTGAAGCGCGGCATCGCGGTGATATCGATTCTGCGGCAAGGAGATCAGACCCGAGTCGGCTCGGTGCTCACCGAGGACGCCGATCCGGCCGCGCTCGCGGATCTGGTGGCGGCCAGCCAGGCCGAGGCCGCGGCGGCGTCTCCGTCACGCGATGCCATGCCGTTGCTCGGACCCGGTGAGGGTGCGGGGGAGAGCTGGGATGCGCCGATCTCACCCACCGGCGCCCATGTGTTCGGCTCGCTGGCGGCCGACCTGTCGACGGGCTTCGACGGACCGGACACCCTGTACGGATACGCCCGCCATGAACGCCAGACCACGTTCTTGGCCTCTTCCACCGGGTTGCGCCGCCGGTTCACCCAGCCGACAGGCCAGGTGGAGATCAACGCCAAGCGTGGCGTGGGTAGTGCGTGGGCCGGGGTGTGCACCCCCGAATTCGTGGATGTGCCCACCGAATCGCTGCTGCGCCAACTCAATGAACGACTGACCGCCACGCAGAATCAGATCGAGCTCAAGGCCGGTCGCTACGAGACGCTGCTGCCGCCATCGGCGACCGGCGACCTCATGCAGTACCTGGTGTGGACGATGGGTGGGCGCGGCGCGCACGAGGGCCGCAACGCGTTCGCCGGGCCGGGCGGCACCCGGATCGGGGAGCGTCTGACCGAGCTTCCGGTCACGGTGTACTCGGACCCGTCGTACCCGGGTCTGGAGAGCAGTCCGTTTGTGGCGACCCCGATCTCGCGGGAGTCGTTGTCGGTGTTCGACAACGGGATCGGCATCGAACGCGTCGACTGGGTGCGTGATGGCGTGATCAACGCGCTGAGCTACTCGCGTGCCGACGCCGCGGAATTCGGTGCCGAGCCGACGGTGGGCGCCGACAACCTCATCATGACCGGGGGAGGCGGGGCGACGCTGGAGGAGATGATCGCCGCCACCGAGAACGGTCTGCTGTTGACCACGCTGTGGTACATCCGCGATGTGGACCCGACGACGCTGCTGCTGACCGGGCTTACCCGTGACGGGGTGTACCTGGTGCGCGATGGCCAGATCACCGGCGCCGTGAACAACTTCCGGTTCAACGAGAGCCCCATCGATCTGCTGCGGCGGGTGACGCAGGTAGGCGTCACCGAGTACACGCTGCCGCGCGAGTGGAGCGATTACGCGACGCGCCAGGCGATGCCGGCGCTGCGGATCCCGGACTTCCACATGTCCTCGGTCAGCGCCGCGCAGTAG
- a CDS encoding energy-coupling factor transporter transmembrane component T family protein — protein MTTTRAPRRPVVLLRPVPGTSPIHRLWAGTKLIAVFLISVLLTLFPTWTAIGAVAALVIITAWLAHIPRGAVPTIPIWMLALVIGGSLTVFFSGGPPFWHIGGLTIGFHGVLAVARTTAVALVLLGTGAMVSWTTNVSEIAPAVALLGRPLKVFGIPVDERAATLALALRSFPMLSDEFRVLIAARRLRPPQVREGRRGLGWVAEVVDMLTAAITVALRRASEMGDAITARGGSGQIAAHPHRPGRWDAVALLVLIAVGTAVVLFEVL, from the coding sequence TGGTTCTGCTGCGCCCGGTCCCGGGAACCTCCCCGATCCATAGGTTGTGGGCCGGGACCAAACTTATTGCGGTATTCCTCATCTCGGTGCTGCTGACCTTGTTCCCCACCTGGACGGCAATCGGGGCGGTGGCGGCTCTGGTGATCATTACCGCGTGGCTGGCGCATATCCCGCGCGGTGCGGTGCCCACCATCCCGATCTGGATGCTGGCGCTGGTGATTGGTGGCAGCCTCACGGTGTTCTTCAGCGGCGGGCCGCCGTTCTGGCATATCGGTGGCCTCACCATCGGATTCCACGGCGTGCTCGCGGTGGCGCGCACGACTGCGGTGGCGCTGGTGCTACTGGGCACGGGAGCCATGGTGTCGTGGACGACCAATGTCTCCGAGATCGCGCCCGCGGTGGCGCTACTGGGGCGCCCGCTGAAGGTCTTCGGCATTCCCGTCGACGAGCGTGCAGCCACGCTGGCGCTGGCGCTGCGCTCGTTCCCCATGCTGTCCGACGAGTTCCGGGTGCTCATCGCGGCCCGCAGGCTGCGTCCGCCTCAGGTGCGTGAGGGCAGGCGCGGGCTGGGCTGGGTGGCCGAGGTGGTCGACATGCTCACCGCGGCCATCACCGTCGCGCTGCGGCGTGCCTCCGAAATGGGCGATGCCATCACCGCGCGCGGTGGCAGCGGGCAGATCGCGGCGCATCCGCACCGGCCTGGCCGGTGGGATGCTGTGGCCCTGCTGGTACTCATCGCGGTCGGAACTGCGGTCGTGCTGTTCGAGGTGCTGTAG
- a CDS encoding carbohydrate ABC transporter permease yields MTWSRNALVYLLLILGAALTLGPFLFALSASLKTTRQFSADSPLAPPNPFTIANYTGLADAGFGRAALVTVLMTAIIVIGQLTFSVLAAYAFARLQFPGRDGLFWVYLATLMIPATVTVVPMYLMLTQVGLRNTFWALVIPFMFGSPYAIFLLREHFRTIPNDLIRAARLDGANTLDILWHVVVPVSRPILITLTLITVVSQWNNFMWPLVITSGGNWRVLTVATAGLQSQFNAQWPIVMAATTVAIVPLVILFIAFQKYIVRSITLSGLK; encoded by the coding sequence ATGACCTGGTCTAGGAATGCGCTCGTCTATCTCCTCCTGATACTCGGCGCGGCACTGACTCTGGGGCCGTTCCTGTTCGCCCTGTCGGCATCGCTGAAGACGACGCGGCAGTTCTCTGCCGACTCTCCGTTGGCCCCGCCGAATCCGTTCACGATCGCCAACTACACCGGGCTGGCCGACGCCGGGTTCGGGCGCGCGGCCCTGGTGACAGTGTTGATGACGGCGATCATCGTGATCGGCCAGCTGACGTTCTCCGTGTTGGCCGCGTATGCCTTTGCGCGACTGCAGTTCCCGGGGCGCGACGGACTGTTCTGGGTGTATCTGGCCACGCTGATGATTCCGGCGACGGTGACCGTGGTGCCGATGTACCTGATGCTGACGCAGGTGGGGCTGCGGAACACGTTCTGGGCATTGGTCATCCCGTTCATGTTCGGATCGCCCTACGCGATCTTCCTGCTGCGTGAACACTTCCGCACCATCCCCAACGACCTGATCCGTGCGGCCCGCCTGGACGGCGCCAACACGCTCGACATCCTGTGGCATGTAGTGGTGCCGGTCAGCAGGCCCATCCTGATCACGCTGACCCTCATCACCGTGGTGTCGCAGTGGAACAACTTCATGTGGCCATTGGTGATCACCAGCGGCGGCAACTGGCGGGTACTCACCGTGGCCACGGCCGGGCTGCAATCTCAGTTCAACGCGCAGTGGCCCATCGTGATGGCGGCGACCACCGTGGCGATCGTGCCGTTGGTGATCCTGTTCATCGCCTTCCAGAAGTACATCGTCCGATCCATCACCTTGAGCGGACTCAAGTGA
- a CDS encoding carbohydrate ABC transporter permease, with translation MSRSRQTAVAYGLLAPSLFGVAAFLLLPILVVVWLSLCRWDLLGPIEFVGLDNWRSVLTDGAFGHSLLVTLLFVALVIPVQTVLGLAAATLLVRGLPGTVLFRTIYVIPWICAPLAIGVLWHWMLAPTDGAINTLLGQRIEWLTDPSLALPVVAAVSVWTNVGYVALFFMAGLLAIPGDVHNAARVDGATAWQRFRRITLPMLRPTFFFVLVTGVVSAVQTFDTVYALTGGGPQNRTDLAAHRVYAEAFESAHVGRSAAMSLILFLILVAVTVIQHRYFRTRVSYDLV, from the coding sequence GTGAGTAGGTCGCGGCAGACAGCCGTCGCATATGGGCTGCTGGCCCCGAGCCTGTTCGGGGTGGCGGCGTTTCTCCTGCTGCCCATCCTGGTGGTGGTGTGGCTGAGCCTGTGCCGCTGGGATCTGCTGGGCCCCATCGAGTTCGTCGGCCTGGACAACTGGCGTTCGGTGCTCACCGACGGCGCCTTCGGCCACTCCCTGCTGGTGACGCTGCTCTTTGTGGCGTTGGTGATTCCGGTGCAGACCGTGCTCGGTCTGGCCGCGGCGACGCTGTTGGTGCGCGGCCTGCCCGGCACCGTGTTATTCCGGACCATCTACGTCATCCCATGGATCTGCGCGCCGCTGGCCATCGGCGTGCTGTGGCATTGGATGCTCGCGCCCACCGATGGCGCCATCAACACACTGCTCGGGCAGCGCATCGAATGGCTCACCGATCCTTCGCTGGCACTGCCGGTGGTGGCGGCGGTCAGCGTGTGGACGAACGTCGGTTACGTGGCACTGTTCTTCATGGCGGGCCTGCTGGCCATCCCGGGCGATGTGCACAACGCGGCCCGGGTGGACGGCGCGACCGCCTGGCAGCGGTTCCGCCGCATCACCCTGCCGATGCTGCGGCCCACCTTCTTCTTCGTGCTGGTCACCGGGGTGGTGAGCGCGGTGCAGACCTTCGACACCGTGTACGCGCTCACCGGAGGTGGCCCGCAGAACCGCACCGACCTGGCCGCACACCGCGTCTACGCCGAGGCATTCGAGTCCGCCCATGTCGGGCGTTCGGCCGCCATGTCGCTGATCCTGTTCCTGATCCTGGTCGCCGTTACGGTGATTCAGCACCGCTACTTCCGGACGCGGGTGAGCTATGACCTGGTCTAG
- a CDS encoding response regulator transcription factor, protein MVVDDEPTICASISARLRAEGYAVDTEDNGLDAVRHCRETPPDLMVLDVMLPGLDGLEVCRQVQAHAPIPVLMLTARGTETDMLVGLGVGADDYLPKPFSMRVLVARVAALLRRTERVAPPSTDVRIGQVHIDVSERRVYHRDDEVHLTRTEFDLLAYLADNPRVAISRERLLDQVWGWSEGLPSGQRTVDSHIKALRRKLGQELIRTVHGIGYALEVPR, encoded by the coding sequence TTGGTTGTCGATGACGAGCCAACGATCTGTGCGTCCATTTCCGCGCGGCTGCGTGCCGAGGGGTATGCCGTAGACACCGAGGACAACGGCCTGGACGCGGTGCGGCATTGCCGCGAAACCCCGCCGGATCTGATGGTGCTCGATGTCATGCTGCCCGGTCTCGACGGCCTGGAGGTGTGCCGCCAGGTGCAGGCGCACGCCCCGATTCCGGTACTGATGCTCACCGCGCGCGGCACCGAGACCGACATGCTGGTGGGACTGGGCGTGGGTGCCGACGACTACCTGCCCAAGCCGTTCAGCATGCGGGTGCTGGTGGCCCGGGTGGCCGCGCTACTGCGTCGCACCGAACGCGTTGCGCCGCCGAGCACCGATGTGCGGATCGGGCAGGTGCACATCGATGTCTCCGAGCGCCGCGTCTATCACCGCGACGACGAGGTGCACCTGACCCGCACCGAATTCGATCTGCTGGCCTATCTGGCCGATAACCCGCGAGTGGCGATCAGCCGGGAGCGCCTGCTCGATCAGGTGTGGGGCTGGAGCGAGGGGCTGCCGTCGGGGCAGCGCACCGTCGACAGCCACATCAAGGCGTTGCGCCGCAAGCTCGGCCAAGAGCTGATCCGCACCGTGCACGGCATCGGATACGCGTTGGAGGTACCGCGATGA
- a CDS encoding DUF4153 domain-containing protein, protein MTTGSIVPPPYPYPVPGAPAGPPVPRPPVPIFGPPTRFLTAWPRDIRSKMTQGALLSGIGAGLVAALCWRSSLPGLGWTLTAFAVALAAFATQKVQWTPTRIGTLLLALCLAVVPTVRDAGWLVALCVLTSGALFIYALAPARTWTGLVYGQFVMLRAPFRLAGWMRRGTRTMSRGRKVNPDRAAIVVLITVALVAAFGALLADADARFKALLSGVLPFVSFGDVVGRVIIGVLVGGFALGAIYVLSKPPSFDRLAPTEPKKLPRWEWSLPLAALNLLFIAFVGVQISVLFGGDEHVQVTEGLTYAEYARQGFWQLLFVTILVMGVIAVAIRVAGREDARDRLFLRVLIGGLCLTTLVIVASAIHRMSLYEKAYGFSVERLLVRWIELGMAIVLVLILVAGIRMSARWLPTAVVAVGAFGMLGLANFNPESYIAQRNVEFFEQTGKIDQWYMGSLSSDAFAATKSLPEEVRVCVQGRMKDRLRPTAPWYEYNVSRAQLRAAEVKETSCNVDYDHR, encoded by the coding sequence ATGACCACTGGTTCCATAGTGCCGCCGCCGTACCCATATCCGGTTCCGGGTGCGCCTGCGGGGCCGCCCGTGCCGCGCCCGCCGGTGCCGATCTTCGGCCCGCCCACGCGGTTCCTGACGGCCTGGCCGCGCGACATCCGCTCGAAGATGACGCAGGGCGCACTTCTCAGCGGTATCGGGGCCGGGCTGGTGGCAGCACTGTGCTGGCGGTCCTCGCTTCCGGGCCTGGGCTGGACGCTGACAGCGTTCGCGGTGGCGCTTGCCGCCTTCGCAACACAGAAAGTGCAGTGGACGCCCACCCGCATCGGCACGCTGCTGCTCGCGCTGTGCCTGGCGGTGGTGCCGACCGTGCGGGATGCGGGATGGCTTGTGGCGCTCTGTGTCCTGACGTCGGGAGCGCTTTTCATTTATGCGCTAGCCCCGGCGCGGACGTGGACCGGGCTGGTGTACGGACAGTTCGTGATGCTGCGGGCGCCATTCCGGTTGGCGGGCTGGATGCGCCGGGGGACTCGCACGATGTCGCGTGGCCGCAAGGTCAACCCGGACCGCGCGGCCATCGTCGTGCTGATCACCGTGGCCCTGGTGGCGGCGTTCGGGGCGCTGCTGGCCGATGCCGACGCCCGGTTCAAGGCGCTGCTCAGCGGGGTCCTGCCGTTCGTGTCCTTCGGCGATGTGGTCGGACGGGTCATCATCGGTGTGCTGGTCGGCGGGTTCGCCTTGGGTGCCATCTACGTGCTGTCCAAGCCGCCGAGCTTTGACCGATTGGCGCCGACCGAGCCCAAGAAGCTGCCGCGCTGGGAGTGGAGCCTGCCGTTGGCCGCGCTGAATCTGCTGTTCATCGCCTTTGTGGGCGTGCAGATTTCGGTGTTATTTGGGGGAGATGAGCATGTGCAGGTCACTGAGGGGTTGACCTACGCAGAGTATGCGCGGCAGGGCTTTTGGCAGCTGCTGTTTGTCACCATTCTGGTGATGGGCGTGATCGCGGTGGCGATCCGGGTGGCGGGGCGCGAGGATGCTCGCGACCGGCTGTTCCTGCGGGTGCTGATCGGTGGGCTGTGCCTGACCACGCTGGTGATCGTGGCCTCGGCCATCCATCGGATGTCGTTGTACGAGAAGGCGTACGGGTTCAGCGTGGAGCGGCTGCTGGTGCGCTGGATCGAGCTGGGCATGGCCATCGTGTTGGTGCTGATCCTGGTGGCGGGGATTCGGATGAGTGCACGATGGCTTCCTACTGCTGTGGTGGCGGTCGGCGCGTTCGGGATGCTGGGGCTGGCGAACTTCAACCCGGAAAGCTATATCGCGCAGCGCAACGTCGAGTTCTTCGAGCAGACCGGTAAGATCGATCAGTGGTACATGGGGAGCTTGTCGTCCGATGCTTTCGCCGCGACGAAGTCGCTGCCCGAGGAGGTGCGGGTCTGCGTGCAGGGGCGGATGAAGGATCGGCTGCGGCCGACGGCGCCCTGGTATGAGTACAACGTGAGCCGGGCCCAGCTGCGGGCCGCTGAGGTCAAGGAGACCTCCTGCAACGTGGATTACGACCACAGGTGA
- a CDS encoding TldD/PmbA family protein, whose protein sequence is MTRSVDSDFLALPRAELADAALNAARAAGASYADLRIHRLINEELVLRDEQVETAVSGRTIGLAVRVIVDGTWGFASHVQLDTTAAAETARRAVAVARGLRSLNRERVELAAEPVYADVQWVSEYEIDPFGVPQADKIAVLQEYSARLLASDGVDHASASLTAVKEQTFYADTFGSSITQQRVRVMSQLDAIAVDAATGSFETMRTLAPPMGRGWEAIGSDGVWDWSAELREIPELLTEKVKAPSVVAGRTDLVIDPTNLWLTIHESIGHATEYDRAIGYEAAYAGTSFATPDKLGTMKYGSPVMNVTADRNEVHGLASVGYDDEGVASQRWDLVRDGIFVGYQLDRVFAPRLGQERSNGCSYADSPHHVPIQRMANVSLQASPEERSTDDLISGVEDGIYIVGDKSWSIDMQRYNFQFTGQRFYRIRGGKLDGQLRDVAYQATTTDFWGSMEAVGGQSTWRLGGAFNCGKAQPGQVAAVSHGCPSALFRGVNVLNTKQEGGAA, encoded by the coding sequence GTGACTCGGTCCGTAGATTCCGATTTCCTGGCGCTACCTCGCGCTGAACTCGCCGATGCTGCCCTGAACGCGGCGCGCGCCGCCGGCGCCAGCTATGCCGATCTGCGCATCCATCGGCTGATCAACGAGGAGCTGGTGCTGCGCGACGAGCAGGTCGAGACCGCGGTGTCCGGCCGCACCATCGGGCTGGCGGTACGGGTGATCGTCGACGGCACCTGGGGGTTCGCCTCGCATGTGCAGCTCGACACGACCGCTGCGGCCGAGACCGCGCGCCGGGCTGTGGCCGTCGCCCGGGGGCTGCGGAGCCTGAACCGCGAGCGCGTCGAACTGGCGGCCGAGCCCGTCTATGCCGACGTTCAGTGGGTGTCCGAGTACGAGATCGACCCGTTCGGTGTGCCGCAGGCCGACAAGATCGCGGTGCTGCAGGAGTATTCGGCCCGGCTGCTGGCCTCCGACGGGGTGGATCACGCCTCGGCGTCGCTGACGGCGGTCAAGGAGCAGACCTTCTACGCCGACACCTTCGGCTCGTCCATCACTCAGCAGCGCGTCCGGGTCATGTCGCAGCTGGACGCCATCGCCGTCGACGCCGCCACCGGGTCCTTCGAGACCATGCGCACCCTGGCCCCGCCGATGGGCCGCGGCTGGGAGGCCATCGGCAGCGACGGCGTGTGGGACTGGAGCGCCGAGCTGCGCGAGATCCCGGAACTGCTCACCGAGAAGGTGAAGGCGCCCAGCGTCGTCGCCGGCCGCACCGACCTGGTGATCGATCCGACCAACCTGTGGCTGACCATCCACGAATCCATCGGGCACGCCACCGAATACGACAGGGCCATCGGCTATGAGGCCGCCTATGCGGGCACCTCGTTCGCGACCCCCGACAAGCTCGGCACCATGAAGTACGGCTCACCCGTCATGAACGTCACCGCCGACCGCAACGAGGTGCATGGCCTGGCCTCGGTCGGATACGACGACGAAGGCGTGGCCTCGCAGCGCTGGGACCTGGTGCGCGACGGCATCTTCGTCGGCTACCAGCTGGACCGCGTGTTCGCGCCGCGGCTGGGCCAGGAGCGTTCCAACGGCTGCTCGTACGCCGACTCGCCGCACCATGTGCCGATCCAGCGCATGGCCAACGTGTCGCTGCAGGCCTCTCCGGAAGAGCGCAGCACCGACGATCTGATCTCCGGTGTGGAGGACGGCATCTACATCGTGGGCGACAAGTCGTGGTCAATCGATATGCAGCGCTACAACTTCCAGTTCACCGGACAGCGGTTCTACCGCATTCGGGGCGGCAAGCTGGACGGGCAGCTGCGCGATGTCGCCTACCAGGCCACCACCACCGATTTCTGGGGTTCGATGGAAGCCGTTGGCGGCCAATCGACCTGGCGGCTGGGCGGCGCCTTCAACTGCGGTAAGGCCCAACCCGGGCAGGTGGCGGCGGTGAGCCACGGCTGCCCGTCGGCACTGTTCCGCGGCGTCAACGTTCTGAACACCAAGCAGGAAGGTGGTGCCGCGTGA